A genomic region of Yoonia rosea contains the following coding sequences:
- a CDS encoding NAD(P)H-quinone oxidoreductase has protein sequence MKAIEISKPGGPEVLTLIERPVPEPAHDQVVIKVAYAGVNRPDALQRAGLYNPPKGASDLPGLEAAGEVISCGAGVTGLRVGDQVCALLPGGGYAEYVATPAAHCLPVPEGLTLKQAACLPETFFTVWSNVFMRGGLQAGQRFLVHGGSSGIGTTAIQLGKAFGARVFATAGSDDKCAACVALGAEAAFNYREDDFVEKVQALGGADLILDMVGGPYIQRNLKALADDGTLVQIAFLQGPKAELNLVQLMTRRLTLTGSTLRPQSDLAKARIADQLRAHVWPLLAAGKVAPVMDQEFQLEDAAAAHARMESSAHIGKIVLKVG, from the coding sequence ATGAAGGCTATCGAGATTTCCAAGCCGGGCGGGCCCGAGGTTCTGACACTCATCGAGCGCCCCGTGCCGGAACCTGCCCATGATCAGGTGGTGATCAAAGTGGCCTACGCAGGTGTGAACCGGCCGGACGCGTTGCAACGCGCAGGGCTTTATAATCCGCCCAAAGGTGCCAGTGATTTGCCCGGTCTGGAAGCAGCGGGGGAGGTTATCTCATGCGGGGCAGGGGTGACCGGCTTGCGGGTCGGTGATCAGGTTTGTGCGCTTTTGCCGGGCGGTGGCTATGCCGAATATGTGGCGACACCCGCAGCCCACTGCCTGCCAGTTCCTGAAGGGCTGACCCTGAAACAAGCGGCTTGCCTGCCCGAAACCTTCTTTACTGTCTGGTCCAATGTTTTCATGCGTGGTGGTTTACAGGCGGGACAGCGCTTCTTGGTCCACGGTGGCAGTTCCGGGATCGGTACGACGGCTATCCAGCTGGGCAAGGCATTCGGTGCGCGTGTGTTCGCCACGGCGGGATCGGACGATAAATGCGCGGCTTGCGTGGCCTTGGGCGCAGAGGCTGCCTTTAACTACCGCGAAGATGATTTTGTTGAAAAAGTACAAGCGCTCGGCGGTGCTGACCTGATCCTTGATATGGTCGGCGGCCCTTATATTCAGCGCAACCTGAAGGCTTTGGCTGATGACGGCACACTGGTGCAGATTGCATTTCTGCAAGGGCCAAAGGCCGAACTGAACCTTGTGCAGCTGATGACGCGCCGCCTGACGTTGACCGGATCAACCCTGCGGCCGCAGTCTGATCTCGCAAAGGCGCGCATCGCGGATCAATTGCGCGCGCATGTCTGGCCGCTGCTTGCGGCGGGCAAGGTGGCCCCAGTGATGGATCAGGAATTTCAGCTGGAAGACGCCGCTGCCGCCCATGCACGCATGGAGAGTAGCGCGCATATCGGCAAGATCGTCCTGAAAGTCGGGTAG
- the cueR gene encoding Cu(I)-responsive transcriptional regulator encodes MNIGDAAAKAGLPAKTIRYYEDIGLVKPRRDANGYRAFVQTDIHKLTFLARARALGFSIEDCRDLLALWEDNSRASSDVRQIAQEHLARIETKIADLEDMRDTLKTLVRDCAGDDRPDCPILNRLGDPA; translated from the coding sequence ATGAATATCGGGGACGCCGCAGCAAAGGCAGGGCTGCCTGCCAAAACAATCCGCTATTATGAAGATATCGGGCTGGTCAAACCGCGACGTGACGCGAACGGGTACCGCGCGTTTGTGCAGACCGATATCCACAAGCTGACCTTTCTTGCGCGCGCCCGTGCATTGGGGTTTTCGATCGAGGATTGCCGCGATCTTCTTGCGCTTTGGGAAGATAATTCGCGGGCCAGTTCCGATGTGCGCCAGATCGCGCAGGAACACCTTGCGCGGATCGAAACAAAGATCGCCGATCTTGAGGACATGCGCGATACGTTGAAAACGCTGGTGCGGGATTGTGCCGGCGATGATCGCCCGGACTGTCCGATCCTGAACCGTCTGGGTGATCCCGCATAA
- the rnhA gene encoding ribonuclease HI: MPKLYAYTDGACSGNPGPGGWGALLIARDGNTVVKQRELSGGEAETTNNRMELLAAITALETLERDTALTIITDSVYVKDGITKWIHGWKARGWKTAAKKPVKNEDLWRRLDEATKRHDVTWEWVKGHAGHPENEKADELARTGMAPFKPSK; the protein is encoded by the coding sequence ATGCCGAAACTCTATGCTTACACAGATGGTGCCTGCTCGGGCAATCCGGGCCCCGGTGGATGGGGTGCGCTGCTGATCGCGCGCGACGGTAATACCGTTGTGAAACAGCGCGAGCTTTCGGGCGGTGAGGCGGAAACGACCAACAACCGGATGGAATTACTGGCTGCGATAACGGCGCTTGAAACGCTTGAACGCGATACGGCGCTGACCATCATCACCGATAGCGTTTACGTCAAAGACGGGATCACCAAATGGATTCACGGCTGGAAGGCGCGCGGATGGAAAACCGCCGCCAAGAAGCCCGTCAAGAACGAAGATCTTTGGCGGCGGCTGGATGAAGCGACCAAGCGCCATGACGTCACATGGGAGTGGGTCAAGGGCCACGCAGGCCACCCCGAAAACGAAAAGGCCGATGAGTTGGCCCGCACCGGCATGGCACCGTTTAAGCCTTCAAAGTAA
- the rpsU gene encoding 30S ribosomal protein S21, which produces MQVSVRDNNVDQALRALKKKLQREGVFREMKLKQHFEKPSIRKAREKAEAIRRQRKLARKKLQREGML; this is translated from the coding sequence ATGCAGGTTAGTGTTCGTGATAACAACGTCGATCAGGCGTTGCGTGCTCTGAAGAAGAAACTTCAGCGTGAGGGCGTCTTTCGTGAAATGAAGCTCAAGCAGCATTTCGAGAAGCCTTCGATCCGCAAAGCGCGTGAGAAAGCAGAAGCGATCCGCCGTCAGCGTAAGCTGGCGCGCAAGAAGCTCCAGCGCGAAGGTATGCTCTAA
- a CDS encoding class I SAM-dependent DNA methyltransferase: protein MADARTIATYDAKAADYAQMVTSDTPDASLQAFIDLIPQWGHVLDLGCGPGTASAHMRAAGLLPDPVDASQGMIEIARNTFGLPARLGEFDEIDGDEIYDGIWANFSLLHAAPDDLPRHFKTLFKATKAGGVIHVGMKTGTGIARDRMNRLYTYVTVDALMALLTSAGYQVNYIKEGTEAGLAGTLDPFVIMRGQKT from the coding sequence ATGGCGGACGCACGCACCATTGCGACCTATGATGCCAAGGCAGCAGATTATGCGCAGATGGTCACCAGCGACACACCGGACGCGTCGCTGCAAGCGTTCATCGATCTGATCCCGCAATGGGGGCATGTGCTTGATCTGGGCTGCGGTCCGGGAACTGCATCGGCGCATATGCGCGCGGCAGGGCTTTTGCCGGATCCGGTGGACGCATCCCAAGGCATGATCGAGATTGCCCGGAACACATTCGGGCTTCCGGCGCGGCTGGGTGAATTCGACGAGATCGACGGCGATGAAATCTATGACGGTATCTGGGCTAATTTCAGCCTGCTACACGCAGCACCGGATGATCTGCCGCGCCATTTCAAGACGCTCTTCAAGGCAACCAAAGCGGGCGGCGTTATTCATGTGGGTATGAAAACCGGCACAGGTATCGCGCGCGACAGAATGAACAGACTCTACACGTACGTCACGGTGGATGCGCTTATGGCGCTCCTGACATCAGCAGGCTATCAGGTGAACTATATCAAAGAGGGGACGGAAGCGGGCCTTGCTGGCACCCTTGATCCCTTCGTCATTATGCGCGGACAAAAGACCTGA
- a CDS encoding COQ9 family protein, translated as MTKPDVDPILEQLLDAALPHVAFDGWSPETFAAATRDAGVDPAVVKAICPRGAVGLAIAYHKRGDAAMIAALRTADLCDMRFRDKVAHAIRLRLQVIDDKEAVRRGTTLFALPHMAADGAKLVWGTADAIWTTLGDTSRDANWYTKRMTLSAVYSAVILFWLGDDSLNMQATDDFIDRRIDNVMQFEKFKAQAKANPLFKPFASTLERMMSGIKAPATQTDPDLPGVWHDPQ; from the coding sequence ATGACAAAGCCCGACGTTGACCCGATCTTGGAGCAACTTCTGGATGCGGCACTGCCCCACGTGGCCTTTGACGGTTGGTCACCCGAAACGTTTGCCGCCGCCACACGTGACGCCGGGGTTGATCCCGCAGTGGTCAAAGCAATTTGCCCACGCGGTGCCGTTGGTCTGGCGATTGCCTATCACAAAAGGGGTGATGCCGCCATGATTGCGGCGCTCAGGACCGCCGATCTGTGCGATATGCGCTTTCGCGACAAGGTGGCCCATGCGATCCGCCTGCGCCTGCAGGTGATCGACGATAAGGAAGCTGTGCGCCGTGGCACGACCCTTTTTGCACTGCCACATATGGCGGCGGACGGGGCGAAACTGGTTTGGGGCACGGCCGATGCGATCTGGACGACGCTGGGTGACACATCGCGCGATGCCAATTGGTACACCAAACGGATGACGCTTTCTGCGGTTTATAGCGCGGTGATTCTCTTTTGGCTGGGTGATGACAGTCTCAACATGCAGGCAACTGACGATTTCATCGACCGCCGCATCGACAACGTGATGCAGTTCGAAAAATTCAAGGCACAGGCCAAGGCCAACCCCTTGTTCAAACCTTTTGCCAGCACGCTGGAACGCATGATGAGCGGCATCAAAGCACCCGCAACCCAAACCGACCCTGATTTACCAGGTGTCTGGCATGATCCGCAGTAA